A single Nitrososphaerales archaeon DNA region contains:
- a CDS encoding phosphate uptake regulator PhoU, which yields MEVRRVQRVGSSTLTVSIPRDWVKEVGLKQGDIISIKRESDGTLRLIPGIIKEPVEVAKCVVDADKCTRVRELTRILVGLYIIGYDTIQIVSKRDLSSEHLEEVRNVTQRLTGLSVVEQTLNQILIQNFLDPTRFPVEGLLRRIFIITSSMQKAAIRALRERKVELAKEVIHMENEIDKIYWLVVRQLLLAARNKEIGKKIGIEEPLLILGNRVIAKVLEKIGDYSEDLARNVLEVLKGPAIDKDILDMIYEFATYVQSVYDRAMNSLLASDIRLANQAIDMVEEVVIREGELVNRILVKYQLTPISKRSKPIMDEKDLIDQVNVAMNLRAIVWSLGQIARYCSTMAEIAINNALERSTDFCRIEGRK from the coding sequence ATGGAGGTACGTAGAGTTCAAAGGGTGGGCTCTTCTACACTTACCGTATCGATACCGAGAGATTGGGTCAAAGAAGTGGGATTAAAGCAAGGTGATATAATATCTATTAAACGTGAAAGTGACGGTACTCTAAGGCTCATACCCGGGATTATAAAGGAGCCCGTCGAAGTTGCAAAGTGTGTTGTAGATGCAGATAAATGTACTCGAGTTAGAGAGTTGACTCGTATACTCGTTGGGCTCTATATAATCGGTTACGATACCATACAGATCGTTTCCAAGAGGGATTTAAGTAGTGAACACCTTGAAGAAGTTAGGAATGTGACCCAAAGACTTACTGGATTGAGTGTAGTTGAACAGACTTTAAATCAGATTTTGATACAGAACTTTTTAGATCCGACCCGTTTCCCCGTGGAAGGATTGTTAAGAAGAATTTTTATCATAACTTCATCGATGCAGAAAGCCGCCATTCGGGCATTAAGAGAGAGAAAGGTCGAATTGGCGAAGGAGGTGATTCACATGGAGAATGAAATAGATAAAATATACTGGCTGGTGGTTAGACAGCTCCTCCTTGCTGCGAGGAATAAAGAAATAGGGAAGAAGATCGGTATCGAGGAGCCCCTACTGATCCTAGGGAATAGGGTGATTGCAAAGGTTTTAGAGAAGATCGGTGATTATTCAGAAGATCTAGCGAGAAATGTGCTGGAGGTTTTGAAAGGGCCCGCCATTGATAAAGATATCTTAGATATGATATACGAATTCGCTACCTATGTTCAAAGTGTTTATGATCGGGCGATGAACTCGCTACTGGCATCAGATATAAGGTTAGCAAATCAGGCTATCGATATGGTCGAAGAAGTTGTGATCAGAGAGGGGGAGTTGGTGAACCGAATATTGGTAAAGTACCAACTCACCCCTATCAGTAAGAGATCAAAACCTATAATGGATGAAAAGGATTTGATAGACCAGGTCAATGTTGCGATGAATCTAAGGGCGATCGTATGGAGCTTAGGACAGATCGCCCGGTACTGTAGTACGATGGCTGAGATCGCAATAAATAATGCTCTAGAGAGGTCTACCGACTTCTGTAGAATCGAAGGGCGGAAATAA
- the guaA gene encoding glutamine-hydrolyzing GMP synthase — MRRDFDPQKFIDDAILKIRHEVGNQKAVVALSGGVDSSVTAELGHRALGNNLIAVFLDDGLMREGEPESVVRIFRERGLNVQLRDVREIFLNALKGIVNPEDKRKAFRATFYKVLADILKEVGAKFLLQGTIAADVVETVKGVKTQHNVLSQIGIDPIKEYGYKVIEPLSSLYKHQVRMVAEALKLPRAIVERRPFPGPGLSVRVIGEVTAERLEIVRRATKIVEEETSHISCFQAFAVLMQDKATGLSQDGGRKYGEIIVVRIVDSTDAMTAEPSRISWDILERISRRITEAIPSVTRVLYDITSKPPATIEFE; from the coding sequence ATGCGCAGAGACTTCGATCCACAGAAGTTCATCGATGATGCAATACTTAAGATAAGGCATGAAGTTGGTAATCAAAAGGCCGTCGTGGCGTTATCTGGTGGTGTAGATAGCTCCGTAACCGCCGAGCTCGGCCATAGAGCTTTGGGGAATAACCTTATTGCCGTCTTTTTGGATGATGGTCTGATGAGAGAGGGTGAACCCGAGAGTGTTGTGAGAATATTTAGAGAGAGGGGTTTGAATGTACAACTCCGTGATGTACGTGAAATATTCTTAAATGCATTGAAAGGTATTGTAAATCCGGAGGATAAAAGGAAGGCTTTCCGTGCAACCTTTTACAAAGTATTGGCAGATATTCTTAAAGAGGTCGGTGCTAAATTCTTACTTCAAGGTACGATAGCTGCAGATGTTGTGGAGACCGTGAAGGGTGTAAAGACTCAACATAACGTTCTTAGCCAGATCGGGATCGATCCTATAAAAGAGTATGGATATAAGGTTATCGAACCATTGAGTAGCTTGTATAAGCATCAGGTACGAATGGTCGCTGAAGCTTTAAAACTACCAAGAGCGATCGTGGAGCGCAGACCATTCCCAGGTCCAGGGCTTTCGGTTCGTGTCATTGGTGAGGTGACTGCTGAGAGATTAGAAATTGTGAGGAGGGCGACGAAGATCGTCGAGGAAGAGACCAGCCATATATCATGCTTTCAAGCGTTCGCAGTACTGATGCAAGATAAAGCTACAGGCTTATCCCAGGATGGTGGGAGAAAGTACGGTGAGATCATAGTCGTTAGAATCGTCGATTCGACCGATGCTATGACCGCTGAGCCTTCTCGAATCTCTTGGGATATTCTAGAAAGAATCAGTAGACGAATCACCGAAGCTATACCATCGGTCACCAGAGTCTTATATGATATCACAAGTAAGCCACCAGCGACGATAGAGTTTGAATAG